The segment CCATTTTTTTCATCGTATTGAATAGGAACCACCTCTTTCACTTTGGTTTGTTTTGAATCGTAATAAGTGATCTTTGATTCTTTAGGGAAGCCCATATAATAGAACTTCTTATCCTTTATTTGTTTGTCTTTTCCATACCAAACCCATCTACCTGTAATCAGTCCTTTATAAAACTGCCCAACCGTAACAGTATCCTTTTCTACAATTTTTATGTATGTACCATGTAAAGGAAGACCATATTCTTTTCGAGATACAGACTTTTTCTCAATCTTCCTCTCTTTTGGGTTATAGAAATATTTTAAAGGAGAGTATTCATTCGGGGCTTCATACTCAGGTAATGTATAGAAAAGCTCAAAAACTTGATTGCCTTTGGATAAAGAACGCGTATATGCCCTTTTTGCTTTTATTCCCCAAAAGACATTTTTTTTCTTTTTCTTCT is part of the Flammeovirga agarivorans genome and harbors:
- a CDS encoding toxin-antitoxin system YwqK family antitoxin; amino-acid sequence: MTSLVKYITFFLITIYSSAVLGQSLEEEEDKPKVNKPMVVEMDSLEEDAPTIELNPGAPEEVETIKKKKKKKKNVFWGIKAKRAYTRSLSKGNQVFELFYTLPEYEAPNEYSPLKYFYNPKERKIEKKSVSRKEYGLPLHGTYIKIVEKDTVTVGQFYKGLITGRWVWYGKDKQIKDKKFYYMGFPKESKITYYDSKQTKVKEVVPIQYDEKNGIYQEFYESGLKKTVGAYKFGYKIGDWTEYFDAKDKRGRQRKKRITQYRNKNNVYRKDYNGPKIKYEWDEKGKVLIKNK